The following coding sequences lie in one Streptomyces xiamenensis genomic window:
- a CDS encoding bifunctional uroporphyrinogen-III C-methyltransferase/uroporphyrinogen-III synthase → MSPTAARILAAQPAGHSGPYHGHVTFLGAGPGDPGLLTLRAVEALARADVLVADPRAYDVVRTHLRPGTDTPLQNAALGAPTAAASDAADLVMRAARGGKRVVRAVAGDPGMDADATADMLALAAEGITFEVVPGIAHAVGVAAYAGVPLRDPDGADVRFVDAATADERCWTEVGTSDATVVVSAVLDSVAGTAARLISSGRKPDTPVSVTIAGTTTRQRTWSATLGTVERTLKSAKVLPSAEGDRPVIAVVGERGAPESRDQLAWFESKPLFGWKVLVPRTKEQAASLSEQLRSYGAVPSEVPTIAVEPPRTPQQMDRAVKGLVTGRYEWIAFTSVNAVRAIREKFEEYGLDARAFAGIKVAAVGEQTAQALIEFGVRPDLVPSGEQSAAGLLEDWPPYDPVFDPIDRVFLPRADIATETLVAGLVEMGWEVDDVTAYRTVRASPPPAETREAIKGGGFDAVLFTSSSTVRNLVGIAGKPHNVTVIACIGPATAKTAQEHGLRVDVLSPEPSVHALAEALAQYGEERRAAAVASGEVLKRPSEKRPQRRRARTS, encoded by the coding sequence GTGAGCCCCACCGCCGCACGCATCCTGGCGGCCCAGCCGGCCGGTCACTCCGGTCCGTACCACGGGCACGTCACCTTTCTCGGGGCCGGACCGGGTGATCCGGGCCTGCTGACCCTGCGCGCCGTGGAGGCGCTGGCGCGGGCCGATGTCCTGGTCGCCGATCCACGCGCGTACGACGTGGTGCGCACACATCTGCGGCCCGGCACGGACACCCCGCTGCAGAACGCCGCCCTGGGCGCACCGACCGCGGCGGCGAGTGATGCCGCCGATCTTGTCATGCGGGCCGCGCGCGGCGGCAAGCGGGTGGTCCGTGCGGTCGCCGGTGATCCGGGGATGGACGCGGACGCCACCGCCGACATGCTCGCGCTGGCCGCCGAGGGCATCACCTTCGAGGTGGTCCCCGGTATCGCGCACGCCGTGGGCGTGGCCGCGTACGCCGGGGTGCCGCTGCGCGACCCGGACGGCGCCGATGTGCGGTTCGTGGACGCGGCGACCGCCGACGAGCGGTGCTGGACCGAGGTCGGGACCTCCGACGCCACGGTGGTGGTGTCGGCGGTGCTGGATTCGGTGGCCGGCACGGCGGCGCGGCTGATCTCCTCGGGCCGCAAGCCGGACACCCCGGTGTCGGTGACGATCGCGGGCACCACGACGCGGCAGCGCACGTGGTCGGCGACGCTGGGCACGGTGGAGCGCACGCTGAAGTCGGCGAAGGTGCTGCCCTCGGCCGAGGGCGACCGGCCGGTGATAGCGGTCGTGGGTGAGCGCGGGGCTCCGGAGTCGCGCGATCAGCTGGCGTGGTTCGAGTCCAAGCCGCTGTTCGGCTGGAAGGTGCTGGTGCCGCGTACGAAGGAGCAGGCGGCCTCGCTGTCGGAGCAGTTGCGCTCGTACGGCGCGGTGCCCAGCGAGGTGCCGACGATCGCGGTGGAGCCGCCGCGTACCCCGCAGCAGATGGACCGGGCCGTCAAGGGTCTGGTGACCGGGCGGTACGAGTGGATCGCGTTTACCTCGGTGAACGCGGTGCGGGCGATCCGGGAGAAGTTCGAGGAGTACGGGCTGGACGCACGGGCGTTCGCCGGGATCAAGGTCGCGGCGGTCGGTGAGCAGACCGCCCAGGCGCTGATCGAGTTCGGTGTGCGGCCCGATCTGGTGCCCAGCGGCGAGCAGTCGGCGGCGGGGCTGCTGGAGGACTGGCCCCCCTACGACCCGGTCTTCGACCCGATCGACCGGGTGTTCCTGCCGCGCGCCGACATCGCCACCGAGACGCTGGTGGCGGGGCTGGTCGAGATGGGCTGGGAGGTGGACGACGTGACGGCGTACCGCACGGTGCGTGCCTCGCCGCCGCCGGCCGAGACCCGCGAGGCGATCAAGGGCGGTGGCTTCGACGCGGTGCTGTTCACCTCGTCGTCCACGGTGCGGAACCTGGTCGGCATCGCCGGCAAGCCGCACAACGTGACGGTGATCGCGTGTATCGGGCCGGCGACGGCCAAGACCGCGCAGGAGCACGGGCTGCGGGTGGACGTGCTCTCGCCCGAGCCGTCGGTGCACGCGCTGGCCGAGGCGCTCGCCCAGTACGGCGAGGAGCGCCGGGCGGCGGCCGTCGCCTCCGGCGAGGTGCTGAAGCGGCCGAGCGAGAAGCGTCCGCAGCGTCGGAGGGCCCGTACCTCGTGA
- the hemB gene encoding porphobilinogen synthase, giving the protein MSSGYGSAPVAPAAPSAGPSFPAARPRRLRTTAAMRRMVAEHQVRPADLVLPAFVREGIAEPVPISSMPGVVQHTLDSLRKAAADAVAAGVSGIMLFGVPLVKDAVGSAGTDPDGILQRALRAVRAEVGDELVVMADTCLDEVTDHGHCGVLDAHGRVDNDATLARYAEMAVVQADAGAHMLGPSGMMDGQIGVIRAALDAAGHQDVSLLAYTAKYASAFYGPFREAVNSSLRGDRKTYQQDPANGRESMRELALDLAEGADLVMVKPGMPYLDVVRRVADAVDVPVAAYQISGEYAMVEAAAERGWIERERAIDETLMAFKRAGADVILTYWATEAARRLAG; this is encoded by the coding sequence GTGAGCAGCGGATACGGTTCTGCACCGGTCGCGCCTGCCGCGCCGTCCGCCGGGCCGTCCTTCCCGGCGGCGCGGCCCCGGCGGCTGCGGACCACCGCGGCGATGCGCCGGATGGTGGCCGAGCACCAGGTGCGTCCGGCCGATCTGGTGCTGCCCGCGTTCGTGCGGGAGGGCATTGCGGAGCCGGTGCCGATCTCCTCGATGCCGGGCGTCGTCCAGCACACCCTGGACTCGCTGCGGAAGGCCGCCGCCGACGCGGTGGCGGCCGGGGTGAGCGGGATCATGCTGTTCGGGGTGCCGCTGGTCAAGGACGCGGTCGGTTCGGCCGGCACCGACCCGGACGGCATCCTGCAGCGGGCGCTGCGCGCGGTGCGGGCCGAGGTCGGCGACGAGCTGGTCGTGATGGCGGACACCTGCCTGGACGAGGTCACCGACCACGGCCACTGCGGGGTGCTGGACGCGCACGGCCGGGTCGACAACGACGCCACGCTCGCCCGGTACGCCGAGATGGCGGTGGTGCAGGCGGACGCCGGCGCCCACATGCTCGGCCCCTCCGGGATGATGGACGGTCAGATCGGGGTGATCCGGGCGGCGCTGGACGCGGCCGGGCACCAGGACGTGTCGCTGCTGGCGTACACCGCGAAGTACGCCTCCGCGTTCTACGGCCCGTTCCGGGAGGCGGTGAACTCCTCGCTGCGCGGGGACCGCAAGACGTACCAGCAGGACCCGGCGAACGGGCGGGAGTCGATGCGCGAGCTGGCGCTCGACCTGGCCGAGGGCGCCGACCTGGTGATGGTGAAGCCGGGCATGCCGTACCTGGACGTGGTGCGCCGGGTGGCGGACGCGGTGGACGTGCCGGTGGCCGCGTACCAGATCTCCGGTGAGTACGCGATGGTCGAGGCGGCGGCCGAGCGGGGCTGGATCGAGCGGGAGCGCGCGATCGACGAGACCCTGATGGCGTTCAAGCGGGCGGGCGCGGATGTGATCCTCACCTACTGGGCCACCGAGGCGGCCCGGCGGCTGGCAGGCTGA
- the hemC gene encoding hydroxymethylbilane synthase: MTTPHWALRLGTRRSALAMAQSGMIADQVRALTGRPVDLVEITTYGDVSREALATIGGTGVFVSALRDALLAGEIDLAVHSLKDLPTAQPAELALAAVPVRADARDALVARDGLTFEQLVVENGVTRIGTGSPRRMAQLNAWARSLGCELDTVAIRGNVDTRIGYVSGGELDAVVLASAGLHRLGREAEITDFLPPDTVLPAPGQGALAVECAASNAELAAQLAELDDPFTRVAVTAERSLLAALEAGCSAPVGALADLRSDERDVTEMRLRGVVGTTDGATLVQLSTTGPVPASPAEAVTHAARVGAELAREMLAKGAAGLMGERAL, from the coding sequence ATGACCACCCCCCACTGGGCCCTGCGGCTCGGCACCCGGCGCAGTGCCCTCGCCATGGCGCAGTCCGGGATGATCGCGGACCAGGTCCGTGCCCTCACCGGGCGACCGGTCGACCTGGTGGAGATCACCACCTATGGCGACGTCTCCCGGGAGGCGCTGGCCACCATCGGCGGCACCGGGGTCTTCGTCTCGGCGTTGCGCGACGCGCTGCTGGCCGGCGAGATCGACCTCGCGGTGCACTCGCTGAAGGACCTGCCCACCGCGCAGCCCGCCGAGCTGGCCCTGGCGGCCGTGCCGGTCCGGGCCGACGCGCGGGACGCGCTGGTCGCCCGCGACGGGCTGACCTTCGAGCAGCTGGTGGTGGAGAACGGCGTCACCCGGATCGGCACCGGCTCGCCGCGCCGCATGGCGCAGCTGAACGCGTGGGCCCGCTCGCTGGGTTGCGAGTTGGACACGGTCGCCATCCGGGGGAATGTCGACACCCGGATCGGGTACGTGAGCGGCGGCGAACTCGATGCCGTCGTCCTCGCCTCCGCCGGGTTGCACCGGCTGGGGCGGGAAGCGGAGATCACCGACTTCCTGCCGCCCGACACAGTCCTGCCCGCCCCCGGCCAGGGGGCACTGGCGGTCGAGTGCGCCGCGTCGAACGCGGAGCTCGCCGCCCAGCTCGCGGAGCTGGACGACCCGTTCACCCGGGTCGCCGTCACCGCCGAGCGAAGCCTGCTCGCCGCCCTGGAGGCCGGTTGCAGCGCACCTGTGGGTGCGCTGGCCGACCTGCGGAGCGATGAGCGGGATGTCACCGAAATGCGCCTGCGCGGCGTCGTCGGCACGACCGACGGCGCCACGCTGGTGCAGCTGTCCACCACCGGTCCCGTACCGGCGTCGCCCGCCGAGGCGGTGACCCACGCAGCGCGTGTGGGTGCCGAACTCGCCCGGGAGATGCTCGCCAAAGGCGCGGCCGGTCTGATGGGGGAGCGAGCACTGTGA
- a CDS encoding alpha/beta hydrolase: protein MSEIWHGCLPDTEYLEITARSGHRYGVWVTTPPGYADSTDPLPLIYVLDGNWTVGLTAPLIVSQADPYLTIAPYIQVTIGYTGEEAAAWAQIRNRDLVPPGEPLGDDMLATLTAARESGSMTQEQVDAYLAELKEARADVFLDFLTGELHPHLRSKLRVSESGHGLFGYSYGGLFALYSWLRETGLFASVGAGSPGVASKDSQIFTLLDALPEPDGDAAAPRLHITLNEAEVLGDIPFYRGMARHVLTTVEQLHTRGRSEQVSHALLRETHVTGLQASFLSYLKTCHLR, encoded by the coding sequence ATGAGCGAGATATGGCACGGCTGCCTGCCGGACACCGAGTACCTGGAGATCACCGCCCGCTCGGGGCACCGCTACGGCGTCTGGGTGACCACACCCCCCGGTTACGCGGACTCCACGGATCCGCTGCCGCTGATCTACGTGCTGGACGGCAACTGGACGGTCGGCCTCACCGCGCCCCTCATCGTCAGCCAGGCCGACCCGTACCTGACGATCGCCCCCTACATCCAGGTCACCATCGGCTACACCGGCGAGGAGGCCGCGGCCTGGGCACAGATCCGCAACCGCGACCTCGTGCCGCCGGGCGAACCCCTCGGTGACGACATGCTGGCCACCCTCACGGCCGCCCGCGAGTCGGGGTCGATGACCCAGGAGCAGGTCGACGCCTACCTCGCCGAGCTGAAAGAAGCCCGCGCCGATGTCTTCCTCGACTTCCTGACCGGCGAACTCCACCCCCACCTGCGGTCGAAGCTGCGGGTCAGCGAGTCCGGGCACGGCCTCTTCGGCTACTCCTACGGAGGTCTCTTCGCCCTCTACAGCTGGCTGCGCGAGACCGGACTCTTCGCGAGCGTCGGTGCGGGCAGCCCCGGCGTGGCCAGCAAGGACAGCCAGATCTTCACCCTCCTCGACGCCCTCCCGGAACCGGACGGGGACGCCGCCGCCCCACGGCTGCACATCACGCTGAACGAAGCCGAAGTGCTGGGCGACATCCCGTTCTACCGCGGCATGGCCCGCCACGTCCTCACGACGGTGGAACAACTGCACACCCGGGGGCGGTCGGAGCAGGTGTCACACGCCCTGCTGCGGGAGACACACGTCACCGGGCTCCAGGCGTCCTTCCTCAGCTACCTGAAGACCTGCCACCTGCGCTGA
- a CDS encoding SDR family NAD(P)-dependent oxidoreductase has product MSSTAIQEPTAVVSGASSGIGAATARRLAAAGYRVVLTARRAERIEALARELTQAGHPALAYPLDVTDRAAVDAFAASLERVDVLINNAGGAYGMDSVALGDPADWRAMYEVNVLGVLHMTQALLPALVASGAGTVLVVSSTAGLDTYEGGGGYVAAKHGAHALTGTLRLELAGEPVRVIEIAPGMVATEEFSLNRFGGDAERAAQVYAGVAQPLTADDVADTIAWTVTRPPHVNVDLLVLRPRAQVSNTKVHRES; this is encoded by the coding sequence ATGAGCAGCACCGCCATACAGGAACCCACCGCCGTGGTGAGCGGGGCGAGCAGCGGGATCGGCGCCGCCACGGCGCGCCGGCTCGCGGCGGCCGGGTACCGGGTGGTGCTCACGGCGCGCCGCGCCGAGCGGATCGAGGCGCTGGCGCGGGAGTTGACCCAGGCCGGGCACCCGGCCCTGGCGTACCCGCTGGATGTCACCGACCGGGCGGCGGTGGACGCGTTCGCGGCCTCGCTGGAGCGGGTGGACGTCCTCATCAACAACGCCGGCGGGGCGTACGGCATGGACAGCGTCGCGCTGGGTGATCCGGCGGACTGGCGCGCCATGTACGAGGTCAATGTGCTGGGTGTGCTGCACATGACGCAGGCGCTGCTGCCGGCGCTGGTCGCGAGCGGGGCCGGCACGGTGCTGGTGGTGTCCTCGACGGCCGGGCTCGACACGTACGAGGGCGGTGGCGGCTATGTGGCGGCCAAGCACGGGGCGCACGCGCTGACCGGGACGCTGCGTCTGGAGCTGGCCGGGGAACCGGTGCGGGTGATCGAGATCGCGCCGGGAATGGTGGCGACCGAGGAGTTCTCGCTGAACCGCTTCGGTGGCGACGCGGAGCGGGCGGCCCAGGTGTACGCGGGGGTGGCGCAGCCGCTGACCGCCGATGACGTGGCGGACACCATCGCGTGGACGGTGACCCGGCCGCCGCACGTGAACGTGGACCTGCTGGTGCTCCGGCCGCGCGCGCAGGTCTCCAACACCAAGGTGCACCGGGAGAGCTGA
- a CDS encoding TetR/AcrR family transcriptional regulator: MRSPVGEGKKRLLEALFEEFGENGPSPNLSMRQVAERLGVHHTLLTYHFGSRPGLLRAVLAEARRRDNLVIAATGTELGFEALCRAIWDFYSDPAHEDRTHAFFHLVGLAVYERDAFQELVVDIDGLAHLLEAAALRDGATATDARRQSIIVTACLRGLLLQRLLTPGAEVDAAAEHFIASLAAFEGESRAS; the protein is encoded by the coding sequence GTGAGATCGCCGGTGGGGGAAGGGAAGAAGCGTCTCCTGGAGGCGCTGTTCGAGGAGTTCGGCGAGAACGGCCCCAGCCCGAACCTGTCGATGCGCCAAGTGGCGGAGCGGCTCGGCGTGCACCACACGCTGCTGACGTACCACTTCGGGTCGCGGCCGGGGCTGCTGCGTGCCGTGCTGGCGGAGGCGCGCCGCCGCGACAATCTCGTCATCGCCGCGACCGGCACCGAACTCGGCTTCGAGGCCCTGTGCAGAGCGATCTGGGACTTCTACTCGGACCCCGCGCACGAAGATCGCACGCATGCCTTCTTCCACCTGGTCGGGCTCGCCGTCTATGAACGCGACGCGTTCCAGGAGCTCGTCGTCGACATCGATGGCCTGGCGCACCTGCTCGAAGCGGCGGCTCTTCGCGACGGCGCCACGGCGACCGACGCCAGGCGGCAGAGCATCATCGTGACCGCGTGCCTGCGAGGGCTCCTGCTGCAGCGGCTGCTGACCCCGGGCGCCGAGGTCGACGCCGCGGCCGAGCACTTCATCGCCTCGCTGGCGGCGTTCGAGGGTGAAAGCCGGGCGTCGTAG
- a CDS encoding serine hydrolase domain-containing protein, with product MSARPGVVAVARALARPGFVVLAVRDGVVLAEGAGGWAVRWGAGPDGPVELPVGRGVPPAEGRWSVPMTVDTVFDLASLTKLYTALLVARAADEGLLDLDAPVGRYVPEVTDARVTLRLLLAHRGGMAADLDLAPYGTRALRLAAVFGEPPVYVPGEGERYSDLGLITAGVAVERAAGAALDVLLERWFTGPLGLVDTGFRPAPERVARCAATEYQPWTGRGMVRGEVHDEKAFLLGGVAGHAGVFGTAREVAVLAQVLLNGGRYGGVRVLSAERAALWPGWERDRPAYMGALASPRTYGHTGFTGTSVVADSGSGTVLVLLTNRVHPGRERPVAGVRAAVASAL from the coding sequence ATGTCGGCACGGCCCGGGGTGGTGGCGGTGGCACGGGCCCTGGCCCGCCCCGGGTTCGTGGTGCTGGCGGTGCGGGACGGCGTGGTGCTGGCCGAGGGGGCCGGCGGGTGGGCGGTGCGCTGGGGCGCGGGCCCCGACGGGCCGGTCGAGCTGCCGGTGGGCAGGGGGGTCCCCCCGGCCGAAGGCCGGTGGAGCGTGCCGATGACCGTGGACACGGTGTTCGATCTGGCGTCGCTGACGAAGCTGTACACGGCGCTGCTGGTGGCGCGTGCGGCGGACGAGGGGCTGCTGGACCTGGACGCGCCGGTGGGCCGGTACGTGCCGGAGGTGACGGACGCGCGGGTGACGTTGCGTCTTCTGCTGGCGCACCGCGGTGGGATGGCGGCCGACCTGGACCTGGCCCCGTACGGTACGCGCGCGCTGCGGCTGGCGGCGGTGTTCGGGGAGCCGCCGGTGTATGTGCCGGGGGAGGGTGAGCGGTACTCCGACCTCGGGCTGATCACGGCCGGGGTGGCGGTGGAGCGGGCGGCGGGCGCCGCGCTGGACGTCCTGCTGGAGCGCTGGTTCACCGGGCCGCTGGGGCTGGTGGACACCGGGTTCCGGCCCGCCCCTGAGCGGGTGGCGCGGTGTGCGGCCACCGAGTACCAGCCGTGGACGGGGCGCGGGATGGTGCGCGGTGAGGTGCACGACGAGAAGGCGTTCCTGCTGGGCGGGGTGGCCGGGCACGCGGGGGTGTTCGGCACGGCGCGGGAGGTGGCCGTGCTGGCCCAGGTACTGCTGAACGGCGGCCGGTACGGGGGCGTGCGGGTGCTGAGCGCGGAGCGGGCGGCGCTGTGGCCGGGTTGGGAGCGGGACCGGCCCGCGTACATGGGCGCGCTGGCCTCGCCCCGTACGTACGGCCACACCGGCTTCACCGGGACGAGTGTGGTGGCGGACAGCGGGAGCGGCACCGTGCTGGTGCTGCTGACGAACCGGGTGCATCCGGGGCGGGAGCGGCCGGTGGCCGGGGTCCGGGCGGCGGTGGCCTCGGCGCTGTGA